A single region of the Salvia miltiorrhiza cultivar Shanhuang (shh) chromosome 8, IMPLAD_Smil_shh, whole genome shotgun sequence genome encodes:
- the LOC130999374 gene encoding uncharacterized protein LOC130999374: MKISCQGTSRNSMWPEVEGAVVKPPPKTRMPGRPKKKRVRAPQENDGRMTKHGLAIKCSNCKQTGHNKRKCIAAAIENPNPNKRKRGRPSKDGAPRKGSKEKQGNNPSEATSTSKQTATDPQSQTKIKSGSTQYKGRGAALKGIGVYVNEPTGNTFYHGSSSSKKVMLFQKYKKPRISKNKESGNTSTAQNSVVTGVETTQESRNEEASTQEL, encoded by the exons ATGAAGATTTCATGTCAAGGGACATCAAGAAATTCT ATGTGGCCTGAAGTCGAGGGTGCCGTTGTTAAACCACCACCAAAAACAAGAATGCCTGGACGTCCCAAGAAGAAAAGGGTTCGGGCACCTCAAGAGAATGATGGAAGGATGACCAAACATGGACTAGCAATCAAGTGTAGCAACTGCAAGCAGACAGGGCATAACAAAAGGAAATGTATTGCTGCAGCCATCGAAAACCCCAACCCTAACAAG CGGAAGAGAGGAAGGCCTTCCAAAGATGGTGCACCTCGAAAAGGAAGCAAAGAAAAGCAAGGCAACAACCCAAGTGAAGCTACTTCCACAAGTAAGCAGACTGCAACTGACCCACAATCTCAGACGAAAATAAAAAGTGGATCAACTCAATACAAGGGTAGAGGGGCAGCTCTTAAAGGGATTGGTGTTTACGTCAACGAGCCCACTGGAAATACCTTCTACCAT GGTTCGAGCTCATCAAAGAAAGTGATGTTGTTTCAAAAGTACAAGAAACCAAGAATTTCCAAGAACAAAGAAAGTGGGAATACCTCGACTGCCCAGAATAGTGTTGTCACTGGAGTTGAAACAACACAAGAAAGTAGGAATGAAGAAGCCTCAACCCAAGAACTGTGA